The genomic window CCGGCCCCCTAAGAAAACCGGGGGGGGCCCCCGAGACGGTGCTGATGTGTCTAGCTGGTTCCTACGCCTCGCAGTCGCAGCGCCGCATGATGTAGTCCCAGTAGCGATCGACTTCACCCTGAACGGCCTCAAGAAGCTCGGCATTCTCGGGCGTGAAGAGGTGCTTGAAACGGCCTTGGGGCTTGAGGAACTCGGTGACGGGCTTGCGGTTCATGACCTTGACGGTCTGACGCCAGTGCCCGTCCTCGACCTCGAAGAGCGGCCAGAAGCCGGTCTGCACGCCGAGCTTCGCGATCTCGACCGACGCGCTGGGTAGCGTGCGCCAGCCTCGAGGGCAGGGCGAGAGCACGTTGATGAACGCCGGACCCTTCACCGCGAACGCCTTCTCGGCCTTGTTGGTAAGGTCCTTCCAGTGGCTGATCGACGCCTGCGCGGCGTAGACGCCGTGGTCGGCGATGATCGACGTCAGGTCCTTGCGACGCTGCACCTTGCCCTGCTGCGCCTTGCCGACCTCGGCGGTGGTAGCCCACGCGCCGAACGGCGTGGCCGACGAGCGCTGGATGCCCGTGTTCATGTACGCACCGTTGTCGTAGCAGACGTAGACCATGTCGTGCCCGCGCTCCATGGCGCCGGACAGCGACTGCAGACCGATATCGTAGGTGCCGCCGTCGCCTCCGAAGGCGACGAACTTCATCTGCTTGTCGGCGGGAATCTTGCCGGCCCGCTGCAGGCCCTTGAATGCGGCCTCGACGCCGGAGACGGTTGCCGCGGAGTTCTCGAAGGCGTTGTGGATGAAGGGACCCGTCCACGACGTGTAGGGATAGATCGTGGTCGAGACCTCGAGGCAGCCGGTAGCGCATCCGGTGACTACCGGGGTACCGCCGGCCGCAAGCATCACCTGACGGACCGTGATCGACGCGCCGCAGCCAGCACAAAGGCGATGGCCGCCGGTCAGCCCCTCAGGGTTGTGGGAGAGCTCCTTGATGTTTGCCATTGGTGTCCTCCCTACCTTGCGCCGAGGTAGACGAGTCGACCCGACTCGTGCACGCCGTCGGCCAGGTCAACCAGGTCGTCATAGACCTGCTGGATGAGCTCGAGCTTCACGTCGGCACCGCCGAGGCCGTAGATGTAGTTGATGACCAGCGGGCGGGTCTCCATGTCGTACAGGGCGCTGCGAACCTCGAGGAAGACGGGGCCGCCCTCGGCGCCGAACGACTCGGAGCGGTCCAGAACCGCGACCGCCTTGACGCCCTTGATCGCCTCGGCGACCTCGGTGAAGGGGAACGGGCGGAAGACGCGGATCTTGAG from Coriobacteriia bacterium includes these protein-coding regions:
- a CDS encoding thiamine pyrophosphate-dependent enzyme: MANIKELSHNPEGLTGGHRLCAGCGASITVRQVMLAAGGTPVVTGCATGCLEVSTTIYPYTSWTGPFIHNAFENSAATVSGVEAAFKGLQRAGKIPADKQMKFVAFGGDGGTYDIGLQSLSGAMERGHDMVYVCYDNGAYMNTGIQRSSATPFGAWATTAEVGKAQQGKVQRRKDLTSIIADHGVYAAQASISHWKDLTNKAEKAFAVKGPAFINVLSPCPRGWRTLPSASVEIAKLGVQTGFWPLFEVEDGHWRQTVKVMNRKPVTEFLKPQGRFKHLFTPENAELLEAVQGEVDRYWDYIMRRCDCEA